In Labilibaculum sp. DW002, the genomic window TTTCTTGAAGGGATTTAACGTCTTCTCCAGCGAACAGTTTTTTTATGCCAGCTATGACCGCGTAGATGGTTTAAAGAAATCAAGCTATGTCACCCTTAAAGGTTTTAAGGTAGGACAAATAAAATCAATTCGATTTAGCAATGCATCAGCAGATCAACTACTCGTTCAATTTTCTATTTCTGAAGATTTTAAATTGCCAGTAAATTCTATTGCGCATATTGAAAGTTCAGATATCATGGGAACAAAACAAATCAAACTGATTCCTGGAAATTCAAAAAGTATTCTTCAATCAGGAGACACAATTAAAGGAAGCATCGAAGGGGATTTAAAGGAGCAAGTAAGTATGCAAATGCTCCCTTTAAAAAAGAAAGCCGAAAAATTGATGTCTGGAGTGGATTCCGTACTTACAGTAATACAATATATATTTAATGAAAACACAAGAGACAATCTAACGAGAAGTTTTGGGAGTATCGAACAGACATTTAAAAAACTGGAGAATGCATCAGGGACTCTTGACACAATAATTACAGGACAAAAAAGTCATTTTGAAAATATCTTTTCGAATGTCGATTCAATAACAACAAACTTAAAAGATAACAATAAAAATATCTCAAGCATATTAACCAATTTCTCTTCCATTAGCGATTCATTATCCGCAGCCGACATTGCCCAGACAATTAATAACGCTAAGCTAACATTAAAGCAAACCAATGAAATTCTTGATAAGATTAATTCAGGAAAAGGTTCAATGGGTATGTTAATAAATAACGATACCTTATATATGAACTTAGAGGCTGCCTCTAATGGTTTAACGAATTTATTAATTGATGTAAAGAATAATCCTAAAAAATACATGCACTTTTCTTTATTCGATACAGGTAAAACTGTTTATATGAATTCTGATAAATCTAAAAAGAAAAGAGATAAGTTAAATCAAGTTTATTATCGAGTACAAATTCTTTCAGCTTCGAAGCAAATAGCGCTGGATGACACTAGTTTAAAGGGACATAAGAAAGTTCAAGAGATCTTTTTTAATGGTCGATACAAATACACAATTGGACATACTCAGAACTATAAAGAAATTATACGTCAACTTAAAAAAATCAAGGAAGATTTTCCAGATGCCTTTGTCATAAAGATTAGCCCTGAGAATTGAATTTTATTTAACGACTGTGATTATAGTAAATTAAAAGCTCATAATCTATTGAACCACTACCAACTAGAACAAGTTTGTAAAACTACTTAACAGACTTTGTTTTATGTTTAATCTAGAATGAGTTTACATTAGCTAATAAAGACCTAAAAGTATGTTACACGGAAATGATTAGATACCAGAAAGTTAAACAAACTAAAGCTTTAAGTTATTTATTCTCAGCCTATTAACAAATGTCATTTTTTTTACATTTCTGTATCCCTTATTTTCCGCATGCTAGTAAATGTTTTTAAAAAGTCAAGAGCAAAATAATTTTTTTTTAAGTTTTTTTTTCACAATCTTGCATAAGCAAAATTTGACACACCCATATTTTTTAAAATTCTGAACAAGAAATGAACAATAATCACTTCCAAATCTGGGAAAATTGCTTATCGGTAATTAAGGATAATGTTTCGCCAATCAGTTATAGTACATGGTTTCAACCTATTGTACCACTGAAATTGGAGAATGAAATTCTTACTTTACAGGTACCTAGTCATTTTTTCTATGAGTATCTGGAAGAGAAATATATTGATCTTCTTAGAAAGACTTTAAGAAAAGAACTTGGGGCTAGTGCAAAACTGGAATATAATGTGGTAATGGAAAATAATCACATGAAAGATGTGAAACCATTATCAGTTGTTGTGCCTGGAAATAATCCGGCAAACACAAAAAATCGTCCAGTAAAGAATCCTTTTTCACAAGAGGAACCAAGCATCAAAAATCCATTTGTAATTCCTGGTATAAAAAAATTACAAATTGATTCTCAACTAAACCCGGATTATACTTTTGCTAACTTTATTGAAGGTGACTGTAATCGTTTAGCTCGTTCAGCAGGTTGGGCCGTTTCGGAGAATCCTGGTGGAACTGCATTTAATCCTCTTGTATTATATGGTGATTCTGGATTAGGGAAGACACATTTAGCTCAATCAATAGGGTTAAAAGCAAAAGAATTACATCCTGAAAAGACAGTTTTATACGTAAGCTCTCAAAAATTCCAAACTCAGTTTACTGAAGCAATTCGTAACAACAATAAAAATGACTTCCTTCATTTCTATCAAATGATCGATATCTTAATTATTGACGATATTCAAGAATTAGCTGGTAAAGAAAAAACACAAAATACATTTTTCCACATTTTCAACCATCTGCACCAATCAGGTAAGCAATTAATTTTGACATCTGATAAAGCACCCATTGAATTGAAAGGAATGGAGAATCGTTTACTTTCGCGTTTTAAATGGGGATTATCAGCAGATTTGCAAAATCCTGATTACGAAACAAGAGTTCGTATTTTGCAACAAAAAGCTTATAAGGATGGAATCATTCTTGAGAATGATGTCATTGAATATATTGCTACACACGTCATCAACAATGTTCGTGAACTAGAAGGTGCTTTAATTTCACTTTTAGCTCAATCAACTCTAAATAAAAAAGAACTTAATCTTGAGCTAGCAGTTGAAATCATCGATAAATTGGTGAAAAATACGAAGCGTGAAATTTCTATTGATTACATTCAAAAAATTGTTTGCGATCATTTCAATATGCCAGTTGATCTTCTTCAGGCTAAAACAAGAAAACGTGAAATTGTTCAAGCTCGTCAAATTGCCATGTATTTTTCAAAATCGATGACTAAAGCTTCGTTATCGACTATTGGTTCACAAATTGGTAAAAAAGATCATGCTACTGTTCTTCATGCTTGCAAAACGGTAAACAATCTGATTGATACGGATCGAGCATTCAAAACTCAAATTGATGAGATAAATAAAAAATTAAAAATGTAGTTTTTAACTACTAACTACTATTATTACTACCCTAGAAAGCAGATTCAATTTGAATCTGCTTTTCTTATTTTAAGATCAGGATTTTTTGATTACTTTGCGCCAAATTCGAAAACATGCTTAATCTACTATTTGCAATTCTTACTTCAGCCGGAATCTTTATCACCTTTAAATACCTTGAAAAATATAAGGTTGATATTTTACTAGCAATTATCATTAACTATATAACCGCCGCTATTTGCGGGTATTTATTATCCGACAAAGCATTTGTTGTTCAAAATATAATTCACGAAAATTGGTTTAATATCTCGATATTAATTGGAGCTTTATTTATCGTTGTTTTCTTTATTATAGGTCGCTCAACACAAAAAGCAGGAATCTCGGTTACCACCTTGGCCAGCAAAATGTCTTTTGTATTGCCCTTATTATTTTCAATTCTATATTATCAAGAAGCTGTATCTACAAATAAGATTTTAGGTATTGTAATTGCAATTAGTGCCGTTCTCTTAAGTATTTACAAAGGGAAAAGTGATAAATTAAATCGACAGTACATTTGGTTACCGGTGCTTCTATTTTTTGGAGCCGGAACCGTTGATTCTTTGGTTAAATATGCACAACAAGAATTCCTAAGCAATGGAGGTACAGAACAGTTCTCTACCCTATTATTTGCTATTGCGGGAATATCGGGAATACTTACTTTATTAATTAAAAGAGAGAGCCTATTAAAGCTCTTACAAGTAAAAGTTTTAATTGGTGGCCTTGTTCTTGGTCTGGTAAATTTCGGATCCCTTTATTTTTTAATCGCATCTCTAAACAGTTCTGGATTTGATAGCTCGGTTGTTTTTAGCATTATCAACATAGGAATTGTAGCTTGTTCGGTGTTAATTGGACTAGGCATTTTCAAAGAAAAACTAAACAAAGTGAATCTATTGGGGATTGTACTTGCATTTATTGCTATTTTTATTCTTACAAACTAAACAACACTACTTTTTAGCTAGTAATGAGCAACGATACTTACAAAACAATAAGCGAAACGTCCGAGGGATTATACAAAGAAAAAGGAAGTAAATTTATTGCCTATGCTTACCCTGTAACTTCCGAAGAAGAAATTAAAGCACATATTGCAAGCCTAAAAAAAGAATATTACGATGCTCGTCATCATTGTTATGCATATATGCTTGGCGCTGATAAAAAAGATTTTAGAGCCAACGATGATGGTGAACCTTCTTCTACTGCTGGAAAGCCAATTCTAGGACAAATACTATCGAAAGATCTTACCAACATTCTAATTGTGGTAATTCGCTATTTTGGAGGCACAAAATTAGGCGTTAGCGGTCTTATTCATGCGTACAAAACTGCAGCATCCGAGGTAATTTCAAATGCTGAAATTCTCGACAAAACAGTTAACGACATCTACGATATTCATTTCGATTATTTGGTGATGAATGATGTAATGAAAATCATAAAAGATGACCAGCCTTTACAATTAGGGCAAGATTTTAACTTGACCTGCAAAATTACCTTGAGCATTCGCCAAAGTGAAGTCGATCGAATCATCGAAAAATTTAACAAAATTGACAGTGTAAAAACAGACTTTGTTAAAACAGTATAGTTTGTTTGTTTTCAAGATTATACATAAGTCGAACAATCGTATTTTCTATTTTACAGGTTAAATTGTTAATAATTATTCTTTTTTTGATTTGAATATAAGCATAATTTATACCTATATTTGTAATCTAGAATGAAGAGAGTATTAAATCAATCTAGAACCGCAATTAATGCAAAAAGAAGTAAATGCCTTTACTTCTTCTTTCACATTTTTCATTTCTTATTTAGATGTAAACACGATGTAAGGATTAATTCCCTTTTCTGTTATTTGGGTAATCCAATTCAACAATATTTTTCAAAAAAACCAACATTGTCTATTTCATCGACAATTGTTGGTTTTTTTTTGATATTAAAACAACCATTATATACAAATTCTAAAAATTAAGAAATGGATAACAAAAGCTTAGTGTCTATCGACGACTACACCAAAGAAGAAATTTTGGAAGTGCTTGCCAAAGCAGCAGAATTTGAAAAGAATCCCAACTCCAACATGCTTGAAGGCAAAGTTGTTTCATCTTTATTTTTTGAGCCATCAACAAGAACTCGCCTCAGTTTTGAAACAGCTATAAGTCGTATGGGGGGTAAAATTGTTGGTTTTACCGATGCCTCGTCATCAAGTACCACCAAAGGAGAAACATTAAATGATACGATTAAAATGGTTAGTAACTATTCGGATCTAATCGTTATGCGTCATCCAATTGAAGGTTCGGCTCGCTACGCCTCTGAAGTATCAGACGTTCCTGTAATTAATGCTGGTGATGGTGCCAACCAGCACCCTACTCAAACCATGCTCGATCTTTACTCTATTCAAAAGACGCAAGGTACGCTTGAAAATCTGAACATTTTCATGGTAGGTGATTTGAAGTATGGCAGAACAGTTCATTCATTACTAATGGCTCTTTCGCACTTTAACCCAACCTTCCATTTTATTGCACCCAAGGAATTAGAGATTCCAAGAGCGTACAAAATCTTCATGGATAAAAACAATATTAAATACCAAGAACATACCGAATTCAACTCGATCATTAATGATGCTGACATTCTTTATATGACACGTGTTCAGCGTGAGCGTTTTGCTGATCCTCTGGAATATGAAAAAGTTAAAAATGTATATATTCTTAAAAATGATATGCTAAAAGACACCAGAGATAATCTACGTATTCTTCACCCGCTACCAAGAGTCAACGAAATTGCTGTAGATGTGGATGCAAACCCCAAAGCCTACTATTTTGAACAAGCTTTAAATGGTGTTTTTGCAAGACAGGCTATTATTGCCAAAGCACTAGATTTATAAACTTATATTCACGTCAAAAAAGCAGATCAACATATGAACGCAAAGAAAGAATTACAGGTAAGTGCCATTGAAAATGGAACCGTTATCGATCATATTCCAGCAGAATATCTATTTCAAGTAATCACGATTTTAGGTTTAGACAATTGTGGCAATTCAGTAACATTTGGAAACAACTTAGAGAGTAAATTATTAGGAAAGAAAGCAATTATTAAGATTTCTGATAAATTTTTCGAAGATGAAGAAATCAATAAAATTTCTTTGATTGCTCCTCATGCAAAATTAAACATCATTCGCGACTATAAGGTTTCAGAGAAAAAAATTGTTGAAACACCTAAAAAAGTAATTGGTATTGCTAAATGTATGAATCCAAAGTGCATTACTAATGTAGAGGCGGTTACTACACGCTTTAAAGTAATCGAAGATTCTCCTATTACCTTAAAATGCCACTACTGTGAGAAAATCACAGATCACAAGCACATTGAGATTATTTAATTGATACTGTATATTAAATGAATGAAAAGAAGCCTATTTGGCTTCTTTTTTTTGAACCAATTTGTAGCAAAGAATACAGATCAAAGGATAATTATTACCTTTGTCGCTCTTTACAAATTGAATAAAATACAAGCATATGAATTCTTCGACCGAGCAAGTTCGTAATCGCATAACACAAGCTATTGAAAATGGACAAAATGGGAAACTTAGAGCCTGTAAAGAAGATTTACGTATTCTTTATACTAGCATAAAGAACGAACCTTTCCTACTTTGGGAAGATGCTTTTATTTCTCAATTGGGAAAAGTAATTATCATGATGCTCCATATGGATTTAATTGATGATGAAGAACAAAACATTGGTTTAGCCCATCTCTCCTATGTTTATATTACAAAAGGAATTGAAAAAGAAGAGAGCCTAGCTCCTGACTATGATACTTGTGAACTTTTCCGCTTAAGAAAAGATCGAATTATTCTTTTGAAAAGCTTTGATGACTCCTTTGTTGATAGCTTACAGGAATTCTACTATGCAAACGAAAAGGCAAAAGATCGTGACGCCTATAACCTTCAGCGCAAAACGGTTTTAAGTCGTATGCCATTCCTACAATTTGCAGACATTCATGCCATAGAGAAAGATTACAAGAATTTACGAAATGACGAGTATTTACTTGAGACTGCCAATTATATTGAACACGATAATGAAATTACTGCTGAAACTTTAAATGAAGGTTCTCTCCTGCATAAGATATTGTATAAGCATACTTTGCAGAAATTAAAAGATGGTAAGTTGCTATACTAAATGGCAGTAATTCTTATTTGCCTGTGTTCTAGCATCATGGGCTTTTACTTTTCTCCATTAATGATTGAAGTAAGCAAAACAATTAAGCCAATTGAAAGCTTTACGGCATTCTATTGCGACAGATTATCCCGAATCACGATCAATTCGTAACTACAGATCATAATTTCGGAAAAATACCAGTGAATCATTCTGTGAGGGATTGTAGTGATATCCTTTTTCGAGGTACGATGGAAAAGATTTAACGAAAAGCCCGACCCGCGGGGACACAGCCAAATAAAAAAAAGACTTTTTTATCCGTAAAACATATAAAAGCTTATCGATTTGCTCTTTTATTTATATCTTAATGCTTGAATTGGCAAAAAGCACGAAATGGCTGTAATTCTGCCCGCCAATATACTGTATTTCGAATGTTAAATACAGGATAAAACCAGCCGAATAAAACAATAAACGAAATTATTTTATGAGTATAGAAAAATACGACCTTGTTGTTTTGGGGAGTGGACCAGCAGGTTTCTCGGCAGCAATGCGCGCCATAGATTTTAAAAAATCGGTTTGTATTATTGAAGCGAATCATTTGGGAGGTGCTGGGATCATGAACGGTGCGCTTACTTCTAAAGCAATGTGGGAACTATCGAGAGATTTCTCAATTGCCTCATCGGTGACCAGAGGATATCGCGCATCTGGATTGAATGTAGAATACGACAAGGTACAAAAGACGGTTATACAAGCTGCGAAACAAAAGCAATTGCAAATGCTTTCGCAGATCGAAACCTACTCGAAAGCGTCAGAAAACTCTGGTAATATTACGCTAAAATATGGTTGGGGAAAATTTCTTGATTCGAATACGGTAGAGATTATTTCTCATGATAAAATAGAACAGGTTAAAGGAGATAATTTTATTATTGCTACAGGATCAAGACCTCGCCCGATGCCAGATGTAGAGGTTGATAATGAGCGTATTATCGATTCAGATGGAATTATGAATCTAAAAGAATTCCCTGAACGAATGATCATTATCGGCTCGGGTATTATTGGTTGTGAATATGCCACTATTTTTTCCAATTACAATCAAACAGAAGTTCATTTGCTTGATCGCCAACACAAAGTAATCCCTTACGAGGATGATGATGTGAGCGATTTTGTATCAAAGGGACTTGAAAAAAATGGCGTTATTATTCATCACACAGCAAATCTTAGAACCATTAGAAAACGATCTGATTGCTTAGAGGTTGTTCTCGATTATCAGGATGGGCATTCAAAAGTAATTGAAGTGGATGTTGCCGTTGTAGCAGTAGGTCGTATTCCAAACCTTGATAATTTAGGCCTGGAAAACGTTAATATCAAAACTACAGAAAGAGGCTATTTGGATATCAATGAAGCTTGTGCAATTGACAATTTTAAATCCTGTAATATTTTTGCCGCGGGTGATGTATCGGGACATGCTCAACTCTACTCTGTTGGTGAGTTGCAAGGTCGTTTTATTGTTGAAGCCCTATATGGCAATTTAGAATTCCCTCTGGATTACTCCAATATGTCAACTCTCATGTTCTTTAAGCCAGCAGTTGCTGCAGTTGGCTTAAACGAAAAAGCATGTAAAAGCCAAAATATCCCGTACAAAGTAGCTACTTACTCTAATTCTCTTATCAACAGAGCTATTGCCATGAGAGCCAGCGATGGATTTGTTAAGATAATAGTTAGCGATGATGGTGAAAACCGCATATTGGGTATGCGAGCTGCCGGACCTCAAGCTTCAACACTCATCACATCAATTGCTTACCAAATTAGTCAAAAAGGGACTCTCAAGGATATTCGAAAGAATGTACATCCTCACCCAAGCATATCTGAAGGTGTGCAGGAATGCCTGCGTGTGTTTGAAGGAAAATCGATATACAAACCTCAAGCATTCCCTGATTTTATCAAATTAGAAAGTTGGCATCCTGAAGTTGTGAAAGAAAACAGTTGATGACTAGCTTTTGGCAAAAAATAAATAAGAAAAGACGCAATGTGAATTGCGTCTTTTTGATATAACTAAATCAGCATTATGCTAATACTTCTTTTGGATTAGATCCATATTCATTTTCTTCAACGTCACCATCAAGCACTAATAAAACCAGTAACCAAATAGAGCCTATAAATGGAATTAATACAATAAGCATCCACCAACCATTTCGTCCTGTATCATGTAACCTTCTAACACCAGCAGCTAAGCCAGGTAAAAGCAAAGCCAAACTATAAAGAATATATATAACCCCATAAGGTAAAACTCCCATTGTACTGCCTATAACGTTATCTAATATAGCTGCTACAATCGCAAAAATTAAATTAAACAATACGAACATCCAATACTCTTTTCTTCTTGCGCGACCACTAAAATCCACATACTGCTTTAAAGCTTTTAAATAATAATTCATTTCCTTGTCTTTTTGTTCCTACTCGTTAGGCTTTTCGAATACTCCCCGTTTTTAAATGGTTTCTGGCTCCATTTTCTTTCCCACTAAACTACAAAACATAACGCAATTAACAAAATAAACTAAAATGAAAACTAAATCGACTAACTAATCTGAGTCTTTTTTTTCTAAATCTATCATTTGCAACCTTTACTTCGACTATTAATTCACAACAATTTTTTGTAACTTATAGAAAGCAAAACCTTAAACTCAAACAAATGAACTCAAAAGAAATGATGGAAATTATTATGTCTGGAAATTGGCATAATGTAGACAATAATATTGTATGTTCTTTTAATTGGGCTGATTTAGACAAATCGATAAGTATAAAATACCATTCTGGAGACAAAGAAGGGCAATCGGATTCACATCAATTTGTGAAATTGTACCATACCGCCGAAGAATTAGCAAATTGCACTCTACTACGCTACCAGAGCAATTTATTTACTAGCGAGTTTAGGCTAGAATCGGAAAATGGTCCTTTACACATTGATTCGAATGTTTTTGGAAAATTGAAATTGGTTCGTAAGTAATCCAAAATCGATTGATTTCCAACTTCACTGACATTTCTGAATCGTATTTTACCGCCTTATTATTTCTTTTTACTCAGTTCTTTTAGTTTCATTTTTATTTGTTGATTATCTGGAGCTTTAACAAGAAGTTTTTGTAATATGTCTTTGGCTTGGTTTACTTTACCCAATGCCTCTAAAGACATAGCTGCTTTGTATTTTAAACGAGAATTATCGGTTAATTCTGCCATCGGGAAAATAAAATCGAATGCTAATTGGTGCTTTTCTTCCTTGCTAAGCACATCGTGAATGCGAAACAGTTGCTCGGTGTCTGTATGGTACTTGGTGGAATCCAATCCATTGGTTATCTCTTTGTATTTGGCAATGCTTTTCTCTGCATCTTCGGCTTTAAGAATAGCTAGCAATGTATCCGATAGAAATAGCTTTGGTTCCTCTACGCTGATCACTTTAAACTGATCGTACACAATAGTAGCGAACGGTGGAATGATATCTCCTGCTCCTTTTGCTCCGTAAGCCAAAGAATCCGGTAAAATAGCAATTACTTCATCGCCCTCACGAAGTAGCATTGTTATTTCGGTAAACCCTTTAATTAATCTGGAATAGTTAGCGACATAGGTAAAAAGAGAATCAGGAAGTTCGTTGGTATTCCAAACTACGCTGTCTTGCACTTTTAGGCTAAGATAAGTACCAACAGCTGATCCAGTTTCAATCTTTCGTCCTTCACCCTTTTTCAGGTAAATGTATTGCAATCCACTCTTGGTGGTAAGAGTATCGCCCAAGGCAATTTCATTTGTGGCCTTAGGCTTTGTGTTACACGAGCAGATAAATAAGATAGCAAGCATCGCAATGATGTGGATGGATTTCATAGTGCTGATTTTGATGTATGGGTTTATTAATGTGTGTTTCAGGTTTGAATTTAACATTCTTCTTACAGCTATCAAAATACTTGAGATTATTAGTAACTAGAATTAGATATCCAATTCATTGTTTGTCTAAATAAAAAACCATCTCACAAGAAGGTGTAAGATGGTTTAAACTAGAATGTATAGAGCTTATTAGCTTTCAATCTCTCTAATTAGTTCAAGAGCATTGTCCCGTATTGGTTTGAATCGAGCAAACCATATGGCAATTCCAAGTCCAAAAGAAATAACAACCATAATAAAGAAAAAGCTTAGACAAGCCATGACAATTAGCAAAGGGAATTCATTAGATGTTTTAGAAATCATTTCAAACCAATTATTCCCACTATTTAGCACCTGCCAAGCTGTAGTAAAATAATCTCCTAAACTAAAATCTAATTTTAAATAATCTTGACAAGCAAGATATACTTTTTCGTTAAGTGCTAATCCAATCGCTAAAAAAAACAGAGCAGGAAAAACAACTAAGTCTAAAGGTGAAAACACCCTGTATCTTTTAACTGTTTTCTTTAATAATACTAAAGTAGGCACTGAGTAGTTTATTTTTTTTATTTTGTGTTGCGCATAGGCCATAGAAAATAAAAACATCGAAAATCCTAATACAATGGAAGCTACTTTAATGATTGAATAAACTTTTCCTCCATCTATTATATCGTAAAATATAGGGATATATACTATTAAAAGAACGATGTATGTTACTTTTAAAATTTTAAAAATCATCTCAAGATTAGAATCTTCCTTTTTTAATTTACTCAAAAAGGATCCTATATCGTTTGTGTCCTGTGAAATCTTATTCTTATTCATGCTTGCCTCCTGATAATTTAGATTTTAACTGTTCTTTAATTCTGTGAATCTTTACTTTAACGTTAGGTTCAGTAATGCCGATAACATCAGCAATTTCTCGCATCGAAAGGCCTTCAAGTAATAATGACATTAAAGATTTATCGATTACCGACATTTGATTCAACTCCATTTGTAGCTGATTCAACTGAGATTCTTGTTTCAATTTTTCTTCCAAACCGTCATCAAACAAAACACCTATGTTTTCGGTATCGGTATTTACCATCATCTGCATTTGCTTGAATGCTTTTCCGGTAAACCCCAGAGAAGTATTTACTGCAATTCGATAGATCCAAGTGC contains:
- a CDS encoding MlaD family protein, whose protein sequence is MKFSKDAKIGLVVIGAIVILIWGVSFLKGFNVFSSEQFFYASYDRVDGLKKSSYVTLKGFKVGQIKSIRFSNASADQLLVQFSISEDFKLPVNSIAHIESSDIMGTKQIKLIPGNSKSILQSGDTIKGSIEGDLKEQVSMQMLPLKKKAEKLMSGVDSVLTVIQYIFNENTRDNLTRSFGSIEQTFKKLENASGTLDTIITGQKSHFENIFSNVDSITTNLKDNNKNISSILTNFSSISDSLSAADIAQTINNAKLTLKQTNEILDKINSGKGSMGMLINNDTLYMNLEAASNGLTNLLIDVKNNPKKYMHFSLFDTGKTVYMNSDKSKKKRDKLNQVYYRVQILSASKQIALDDTSLKGHKKVQEIFFNGRYKYTIGHTQNYKEIIRQLKKIKEDFPDAFVIKISPEN
- the dnaA gene encoding chromosomal replication initiator protein DnaA, which produces MNNNHFQIWENCLSVIKDNVSPISYSTWFQPIVPLKLENEILTLQVPSHFFYEYLEEKYIDLLRKTLRKELGASAKLEYNVVMENNHMKDVKPLSVVVPGNNPANTKNRPVKNPFSQEEPSIKNPFVIPGIKKLQIDSQLNPDYTFANFIEGDCNRLARSAGWAVSENPGGTAFNPLVLYGDSGLGKTHLAQSIGLKAKELHPEKTVLYVSSQKFQTQFTEAIRNNNKNDFLHFYQMIDILIIDDIQELAGKEKTQNTFFHIFNHLHQSGKQLILTSDKAPIELKGMENRLLSRFKWGLSADLQNPDYETRVRILQQKAYKDGIILENDVIEYIATHVINNVRELEGALISLLAQSTLNKKELNLELAVEIIDKLVKNTKREISIDYIQKIVCDHFNMPVDLLQAKTRKREIVQARQIAMYFSKSMTKASLSTIGSQIGKKDHATVLHACKTVNNLIDTDRAFKTQIDEINKKLKM
- a CDS encoding IMPACT family protein — translated: MSNDTYKTISETSEGLYKEKGSKFIAYAYPVTSEEEIKAHIASLKKEYYDARHHCYAYMLGADKKDFRANDDGEPSSTAGKPILGQILSKDLTNILIVVIRYFGGTKLGVSGLIHAYKTAASEVISNAEILDKTVNDIYDIHFDYLVMNDVMKIIKDDQPLQLGQDFNLTCKITLSIRQSEVDRIIEKFNKIDSVKTDFVKTV
- the pyrB gene encoding aspartate carbamoyltransferase — translated: MDNKSLVSIDDYTKEEILEVLAKAAEFEKNPNSNMLEGKVVSSLFFEPSTRTRLSFETAISRMGGKIVGFTDASSSSTTKGETLNDTIKMVSNYSDLIVMRHPIEGSARYASEVSDVPVINAGDGANQHPTQTMLDLYSIQKTQGTLENLNIFMVGDLKYGRTVHSLLMALSHFNPTFHFIAPKELEIPRAYKIFMDKNNIKYQEHTEFNSIINDADILYMTRVQRERFADPLEYEKVKNVYILKNDMLKDTRDNLRILHPLPRVNEIAVDVDANPKAYYFEQALNGVFARQAIIAKALDL
- the pyrI gene encoding aspartate carbamoyltransferase regulatory subunit, which translates into the protein MNAKKELQVSAIENGTVIDHIPAEYLFQVITILGLDNCGNSVTFGNNLESKLLGKKAIIKISDKFFEDEEINKISLIAPHAKLNIIRDYKVSEKKIVETPKKVIGIAKCMNPKCITNVEAVTTRFKVIEDSPITLKCHYCEKITDHKHIEII
- a CDS encoding dihydrolipoyl dehydrogenase family protein — its product is MSIEKYDLVVLGSGPAGFSAAMRAIDFKKSVCIIEANHLGGAGIMNGALTSKAMWELSRDFSIASSVTRGYRASGLNVEYDKVQKTVIQAAKQKQLQMLSQIETYSKASENSGNITLKYGWGKFLDSNTVEIISHDKIEQVKGDNFIIATGSRPRPMPDVEVDNERIIDSDGIMNLKEFPERMIIIGSGIIGCEYATIFSNYNQTEVHLLDRQHKVIPYEDDDVSDFVSKGLEKNGVIIHHTANLRTIRKRSDCLEVVLDYQDGHSKVIEVDVAVVAVGRIPNLDNLGLENVNIKTTERGYLDINEACAIDNFKSCNIFAAGDVSGHAQLYSVGELQGRFIVEALYGNLEFPLDYSNMSTLMFFKPAVAAVGLNEKACKSQNIPYKVATYSNSLINRAIAMRASDGFVKIIVSDDGENRILGMRAAGPQASTLITSIAYQISQKGTLKDIRKNVHPHPSISEGVQECLRVFEGKSIYKPQAFPDFIKLESWHPEVVKENS
- a CDS encoding DUF805 domain-containing protein; its protein translation is MNYYLKALKQYVDFSGRARRKEYWMFVLFNLIFAIVAAILDNVIGSTMGVLPYGVIYILYSLALLLPGLAAGVRRLHDTGRNGWWMLIVLIPFIGSIWLLVLLVLDGDVEENEYGSNPKEVLA
- a CDS encoding FKBP-type peptidyl-prolyl cis-trans isomerase — translated: MKSIHIIAMLAILFICSCNTKPKATNEIALGDTLTTKSGLQYIYLKKGEGRKIETGSAVGTYLSLKVQDSVVWNTNELPDSLFTYVANYSRLIKGFTEITMLLREGDEVIAILPDSLAYGAKGAGDIIPPFATIVYDQFKVISVEEPKLFLSDTLLAILKAEDAEKSIAKYKEITNGLDSTKYHTDTEQLFRIHDVLSKEEKHQLAFDFIFPMAELTDNSRLKYKAAMSLEALGKVNQAKDILQKLLVKAPDNQQIKMKLKELSKKK
- a CDS encoding RNA polymerase sigma factor is translated as MVKKEEKFNDIVTDNSERIKRICSYYSPNSEDRKDMYQEILVNIWKSLDSFRGDAAMSTWIYRIAVNTSLGFTGKAFKQMQMMVNTDTENIGVLFDDGLEEKLKQESQLNQLQMELNQMSVIDKSLMSLLLEGLSMREIADVIGITEPNVKVKIHRIKEQLKSKLSGGKHE